A single genomic interval of Apis cerana isolate GH-2021 linkage group LG14, AcerK_1.0, whole genome shotgun sequence harbors:
- the LOC107995416 gene encoding cilia- and flagella-associated protein 65-like isoform X4 yields MKVMKIDYGNVEIGKTATKTIEIWNESYKEQLYQVQRDPITNPLDHVFHLHSYTWTLGPDEKFLCEIYYRPLVVSSRNVDYFIIIDNNGAYMKIITYGSSIGPKVISSTKRIFMNTNKNSKVKKRIKLSNNSKVAATFMFNIDEKHRIFQLDSRYGVINAYSYKYVTITFMPPKEGRYTYYLIILILYQEPIIIELYGYCYSVFIKKETLKSIPYPWMEKDGFKGYMRDATDTLEYLPPASLSKHYFNFGQVDVDVENIIQRIPRSICLTNHIHSNLLIIWEKDTDGIFYITPSEMVLRHSFPITSSGWIPQYEIPQTVIMPPSVPPYPVYTTFLIKRFGHLPLMFQFVSPSASHFIVKPMLGVIYQDYQIIIVEMTSKPKNEQIYIERWTIYFNGNTKNENYIDFKGYAEYANLVFNNNNLLTFPSVLPGCQQFLQLGMRNVTRHQIKYEFYKLPSEFKVQYIHGKIDANDTFYQECMFAPNEVNRDYDFEIQCLLIVIKNGASIGSKSFVNLRIRGSSEMGLLEAHPNKLNFDELEYNNTKTLSFDLVNSSLVDIYYTLICTHRNWELGDIKRDVKLHPLSETIFAGSTKKILVSITPHTAVYYEFIIQYVIRINFNSDILVNRYDPIEICSVSCMCILPTIKVDNLCAFGYNQDYSIHISKQFLWNRLQINKLNEILVDLLPGETETVNINLLPMTLNKGTLLLKWVIINPSTLPISLKMKKIKQCSCEPIIKTIGYLPRRIEIDCIHKNICEIYLKSKMLKPEEETVIGMNIHYILAGKTIMSWDLNIGHDRHIIFNVTVDCLTEHDSQDNFLSTPSINFGKVYFGNKEPTYRAQWIFNITNKDLPYSVDINNIHKMNEKYQCEIFACLTQDGIIKSGTAVPLLFKFQPRMFGEYKIIFPIIMGDKTEELTLQGESIFDYKLVSIWRRIPAFCACKTPLFPIYFSVDSMNLWNIPTHNIIIRMLLIYNNLDFDALGYKWKCQKIPELLSVDIFPRKGILQPNSVQSFRVKIKTSGYPGRIDFHIPCMFFNASKRREYQRSIIKHDILSQELKEQFTITEKGIYVPEPWIKILDKPNKYYKTLSIRCCIYSVEDENIKVKLLRELKAAPSSVIHFDDNKNYNNVINEKELYIITLILENLLWDIVNTKRFIKVIENNLIPIRNLYYTQFTMDISERKRLVRRSYISPPLKIIEAILERMSFDIIHEEFTLKVNHLIPDEDVRHRNYFKMLPKQKRTDLQFEIREDEDDEDELDMQHMKPGYRISFANTNTI; encoded by the exons atgaaagttATGAAGATTGACTATGGAAATGTGGAAATTGGTAAAACGGCAACAAAGACAATAGAGATATGGAATGAatcttat AAAGAACAATTATATCAGGTTCAAAGAGATCCGATTACAAATCCTTTGGATCatgtatttcatttacattctTATACTTGGACTCTAGGTcctgatgaaaaatttttatgtgaaatttattatcgaccTTTAGTCGTATCTTCTAGGAatgttgattattttataatcatagatAATAATGGagcatatatgaaaattattacgtaTGGATCTAGCATTG gTCCTAAAGTAATTTCTTCAACAAAAAGAATCTTtatgaatacaaataaaaattctaaggttaaaaaacgaattaaattatcgaataattctaAAGTTGCAGCGacttttatgtttaatatagaCGAAAAACATAGGATTTTTCAATTAGACTCAAGATATGGTGTTATTAATgcttattcttataaatatgttacgATTACATTTATGCCGCCAAAAGAAGGAagatatacttattatttgattattttaattttatatcaa gaaccaattattatagaattatatggtTATTGTTACtcagtatttattaaaaaagaaactttaaaatcTATTCCTTATCCTTGGATGGAAAAAGATGGTTTTAAAGGATATATGAGAGATGCTACTGATACACTAGAATATTTGCCTCCTGCATCTTTATCAAagcattatttcaattttggtCAAGTAGATGTTgatgtagaaaatattattcagagAATACCTCGCTCAATATGTCTCACAAATCATAtccattcaaatttattaatcatttggGAAAAAG atactgatggaattttttacataacacCTTCTGAAATGGTACTTC GTCATTCTTTTCCTATTACATCAAGTGGGTGGATTCCACAATATGAAATTCCTCAAACAGTAATAATGCCACCAAGTGTACCACCATATCCAGTTTATACCACTTTTCTGATTAAAAGATTTGGTCATTTACCTCTTATGTTTCAATTTGTTTCACCATCAGCAAgtcattttattgtaaaaccAATGCTTGGTGTAATTTATCA agattatcaaataattattgttgaaatgACATCTAAAcctaaaaatgaacaaatttatatagaaagatGGACAATATACTTTAATGGgaatacaaaaaatgaaaattatatagattttaaaggATATGCAGAGTATGCAaatcttgtttttaataataataatttattaacttttccaTCAGTTTTGCCAGGTTGCCaacaatttttacaacttGGAATGAGAAATGTTACTCGTCAtcaaataaa atatgaattttataagttaCCATCTGAATTTAAGGTACAATATATCCATGGAAAAATCGATGCAAATGATACATTTTATCAAGAATGTATGTTTGCTCCAAATGAAGTAAATAGAGATTATGATTTCGAAATACAATGCCTTttgattgttataaaaaatggaGCTTCTATTGGTTCAAAAAGCTTTGTAAATCTACGTATTCGTGGAAGTAGTGAAATGGGATTATtagaa gcacatccaaataaattaaattttgatgaattagaatataataatactaagaCATTATCTTTTGATCTTGTTAATTCTAGTTtggtagatatttattatacattgatTTGTACTCATCGTAATTGGGAACTTGGAGATATTAAAAGAGATGTTAAATTACATCCTTTATCAGAAACTATATTTGCGGGATcaactaaaaaaattctagTTTCTATTACTCCACACACAGCagtatattatgaatttataattcaatatgtaataagaattaattttaattcagatATATTAGTAAATAGATATGATCCAATAGAAATTTGCAGTGTATCTTGCATGTGTATTTTGCCcacaataaaa gtaGACAATTTATGTGCCTTTGGATATAATCAAGATTATTCAATACACATTagcaaacaatttttatggaaTCGATTACAAATaaacaa attaaatgaaattttagtaGATTTACTACCAGGAGAAACAGAAACTGTAAATATTAACCTTTTACCAATGACTCTAAATAAAGGaactcttttattaaaatgggTAATAATCAATCCTTCAACATTGCCTATTTCtctaaagatgaaaaaaatcaaacaatgTTCTTGTGAAcctattataaaaacaattggtTATTTGCCTCGGCGAATAGAAATTGattgtattcataaaaatatttgtgaaatatatttaaaatcaaaaatgctaaaa CCAGAAGAAGAAACTGTGATTGGTATGAACATTCATTACATATTAGCTGGAAAAACAATTATGTCTTGGGATCTAAATATTGGACATGATCgtcacattatttttaatgtgacTGTTGATTGTTTAACAGAACATGATTCACAAGATAATTTCTTAAGTACTCcatcaataaattttggaaaagtttattttggaaataaagAGCCTACATATAGG gcACAatggatatttaatattacgaataaGGATTTACCATATTCcgtagatattaataatattcataaaatgaatGAGAAGTATCAATGTGAAATTTTTGCATGTTTAACACAAGATGGTATCATAAAAAGTGGAACAGCTGTACctcttttatttaagtttcaaCCAAGAATGTTTGGTGAATATaag ataatatttccaataattatgGGTGATAAAACAGAAGAATTGACATTACAAGgagaatcaatttttgattataaattagttaGTATTTGGAGAAGAATACCAGCTTTTTGTGCTTGTAAAACTCCACtatttcctatatattttAGTGTTGATTCCATGAACTTATGGAATATACCtacacataatattattattagaatgcttttaatatataacaatttagatTTCGATGCACTTGGTTATAAATGGAAATg CCAAAAAATACCAGAACTATTGAGTGTCGATATATTTCCTCGGAAAGGTATATTGCAGCCAAATTCGGTACAAAGTTTTAGagtcaaaattaaaacttcaGGATATCCTGGTCgaattgattttcatatacCATGTATGTTTTTTAATGCTAGTAAAAGACGAGAATATCAAAGAAGCATCATTAAACATGATATTTTAAgtcaagaattaaaagaacaatttaCTATTACGGAAAAAGGCATTTATGTACCA gAACCATGGATAAAAATACTTGATAAAccaaataaatactataaaacaTTAAGTATACGTTGTTGTATATATTCTGTggaagatgaaaatataaaagttaaattattaagagaaCTAAAAGCTGCTCCTTCAAGTGTAATTCATtttgatgataataaaaattataataatgttataaatgaaaaagagctCTATATAATAACacttattttggaaaatttattatg ggATATTGTTAATactaaaagatttataaaagtaattgaaaataatttaatccctataagaaatttgtattatactcAATTTACAATGGATATTTCGGAGCGAAAAAGATTAGTACGAAGATCATATATATCACcaccattaaaaattatagaagcaATACTAGAacga atgtcATTTGATATAATTCATGAAGAATTCACTTTAAaagttaatcatttaattcctGATGAAGATGTTCGGCATCGAAACTATTTCAAAATGTTACCTAAACAGAAAAGAACAGAtcttcaatttgaaattagagaag atgaaGATGATGAAGATGAACTAGATATGCAACATATGAAACCAGGATATAGAATATCTTTTGCAAATACTAATACAatctaa
- the LOC107995416 gene encoding cilia- and flagella-associated protein 65-like isoform X3, which produces MKVMKIDYGNVEIGKTATKTIEIWNESYKEQLYQVQRDPITNPLDHVFHLHSYTWTLGPDEKFLCEIYYRPLVVSSRNVDYFIIIDNNGAYMKIITYGSSIGPKVISSTKRIFMNTNKNSKVKKRIKLSNNSKVAATFMFNIDEKHRIFQLDSRYGVINAYSYKYVTITFMPPKEGRYTYYLIILILYQEPIIIELYGYCYSVFIKKETLKSIPYPWMEKDGFKGYMRDATDTLEYLPPASLSKHYFNFGQVDVDVENIIQRIPRSICLTNHIHSNLLIIWEKDTDGIFYITPSEMYVLGHSFPITSSGWIPQYEIPQTVIMPPSVPPYPVYTTFLIKRFGHLPLMFQFVSPSASHFIVKPMLGVIYQDYQIIIVEMTSKPKNEQIYIERWTIYFNGNTKNENYIDFKGYAEYANLVFNNNNLLTFPSVLPGCQQFLQLGMRNVTRHQIKYEFYKLPSEFKVQYIHGKIDANDTFYQECMFAPNEVNRDYDFEIQCLLIVIKNGASIGSKSFVNLRIRGSSEMGLLEAHPNKLNFDELEYNNTKTLSFDLVNSSLVDIYYTLICTHRNWELGDIKRDVKLHPLSETIFAGSTKKILVSITPHTAVYYEFIIQYVIRINFNSDILVNRYDPIEICSVSCMCILPTIKVDNLCAFGYNQDYSIHISKQFLWNRLQINKLNEILVDLLPGETETVNINLLPMTLNKGTLLLKWVIINPSTLPISLKMKKIKQCSCEPIIKTIGYLPRRIEIDCIHKNICEIYLKSKMLKPEEETVIGMNIHYILAGKTIMSWDLNIGHDRHIIFNVTVDCLTEHDSQDNFLSTPSINFGKVYFGNKEPTYRAQWIFNITNKDLPYSVDINNIHKMNEKYQCEIFACLTQDGIIKSGTAVPLLFKFQPRMFGEYKIIFPIIMGDKTEELTLQGESIFDYKLVSIWRRIPAFCACKTPLFPIYFSVDSMNLWNIPTHNIIIRMLLIYNNLDFDALGYKWKCQKIPELLSVDIFPRKGILQPNSVQSFRVKIKTSGYPGRIDFHIPCMFFNASKRREYQRSIIKHDILSQELKEQFTITEKGIYVPEPWIKILDKPNKYYKTLSIRCCIYSVEDENIKVKLLRELKAAPSSVIHFDDNKNYNNVINEKELYIITLILENLLWDIVNTKRFIKVIENNLIPIRNLYYTQFTMDISERKRLVRRSYISPPLKIIEAILERMSFDIIHEEFTLKVNHLIPDEDVRHRNYFKMLPKQKRTDLQFEIREDEDDEDELDMQHMKPGYRISFANTNTI; this is translated from the exons atgaaagttATGAAGATTGACTATGGAAATGTGGAAATTGGTAAAACGGCAACAAAGACAATAGAGATATGGAATGAatcttat AAAGAACAATTATATCAGGTTCAAAGAGATCCGATTACAAATCCTTTGGATCatgtatttcatttacattctTATACTTGGACTCTAGGTcctgatgaaaaatttttatgtgaaatttattatcgaccTTTAGTCGTATCTTCTAGGAatgttgattattttataatcatagatAATAATGGagcatatatgaaaattattacgtaTGGATCTAGCATTG gTCCTAAAGTAATTTCTTCAACAAAAAGAATCTTtatgaatacaaataaaaattctaaggttaaaaaacgaattaaattatcgaataattctaAAGTTGCAGCGacttttatgtttaatatagaCGAAAAACATAGGATTTTTCAATTAGACTCAAGATATGGTGTTATTAATgcttattcttataaatatgttacgATTACATTTATGCCGCCAAAAGAAGGAagatatacttattatttgattattttaattttatatcaa gaaccaattattatagaattatatggtTATTGTTACtcagtatttattaaaaaagaaactttaaaatcTATTCCTTATCCTTGGATGGAAAAAGATGGTTTTAAAGGATATATGAGAGATGCTACTGATACACTAGAATATTTGCCTCCTGCATCTTTATCAAagcattatttcaattttggtCAAGTAGATGTTgatgtagaaaatattattcagagAATACCTCGCTCAATATGTCTCACAAATCATAtccattcaaatttattaatcatttggGAAAAAG atactgatggaattttttacataacacCTTCTGAAATG taTGTTTTAGGTCATTCTTTTCCTATTACATCAAGTGGGTGGATTCCACAATATGAAATTCCTCAAACAGTAATAATGCCACCAAGTGTACCACCATATCCAGTTTATACCACTTTTCTGATTAAAAGATTTGGTCATTTACCTCTTATGTTTCAATTTGTTTCACCATCAGCAAgtcattttattgtaaaaccAATGCTTGGTGTAATTTATCA agattatcaaataattattgttgaaatgACATCTAAAcctaaaaatgaacaaatttatatagaaagatGGACAATATACTTTAATGGgaatacaaaaaatgaaaattatatagattttaaaggATATGCAGAGTATGCAaatcttgtttttaataataataatttattaacttttccaTCAGTTTTGCCAGGTTGCCaacaatttttacaacttGGAATGAGAAATGTTACTCGTCAtcaaataaa atatgaattttataagttaCCATCTGAATTTAAGGTACAATATATCCATGGAAAAATCGATGCAAATGATACATTTTATCAAGAATGTATGTTTGCTCCAAATGAAGTAAATAGAGATTATGATTTCGAAATACAATGCCTTttgattgttataaaaaatggaGCTTCTATTGGTTCAAAAAGCTTTGTAAATCTACGTATTCGTGGAAGTAGTGAAATGGGATTATtagaa gcacatccaaataaattaaattttgatgaattagaatataataatactaagaCATTATCTTTTGATCTTGTTAATTCTAGTTtggtagatatttattatacattgatTTGTACTCATCGTAATTGGGAACTTGGAGATATTAAAAGAGATGTTAAATTACATCCTTTATCAGAAACTATATTTGCGGGATcaactaaaaaaattctagTTTCTATTACTCCACACACAGCagtatattatgaatttataattcaatatgtaataagaattaattttaattcagatATATTAGTAAATAGATATGATCCAATAGAAATTTGCAGTGTATCTTGCATGTGTATTTTGCCcacaataaaa gtaGACAATTTATGTGCCTTTGGATATAATCAAGATTATTCAATACACATTagcaaacaatttttatggaaTCGATTACAAATaaacaa attaaatgaaattttagtaGATTTACTACCAGGAGAAACAGAAACTGTAAATATTAACCTTTTACCAATGACTCTAAATAAAGGaactcttttattaaaatgggTAATAATCAATCCTTCAACATTGCCTATTTCtctaaagatgaaaaaaatcaaacaatgTTCTTGTGAAcctattataaaaacaattggtTATTTGCCTCGGCGAATAGAAATTGattgtattcataaaaatatttgtgaaatatatttaaaatcaaaaatgctaaaa CCAGAAGAAGAAACTGTGATTGGTATGAACATTCATTACATATTAGCTGGAAAAACAATTATGTCTTGGGATCTAAATATTGGACATGATCgtcacattatttttaatgtgacTGTTGATTGTTTAACAGAACATGATTCACAAGATAATTTCTTAAGTACTCcatcaataaattttggaaaagtttattttggaaataaagAGCCTACATATAGG gcACAatggatatttaatattacgaataaGGATTTACCATATTCcgtagatattaataatattcataaaatgaatGAGAAGTATCAATGTGAAATTTTTGCATGTTTAACACAAGATGGTATCATAAAAAGTGGAACAGCTGTACctcttttatttaagtttcaaCCAAGAATGTTTGGTGAATATaag ataatatttccaataattatgGGTGATAAAACAGAAGAATTGACATTACAAGgagaatcaatttttgattataaattagttaGTATTTGGAGAAGAATACCAGCTTTTTGTGCTTGTAAAACTCCACtatttcctatatattttAGTGTTGATTCCATGAACTTATGGAATATACCtacacataatattattattagaatgcttttaatatataacaatttagatTTCGATGCACTTGGTTATAAATGGAAATg CCAAAAAATACCAGAACTATTGAGTGTCGATATATTTCCTCGGAAAGGTATATTGCAGCCAAATTCGGTACAAAGTTTTAGagtcaaaattaaaacttcaGGATATCCTGGTCgaattgattttcatatacCATGTATGTTTTTTAATGCTAGTAAAAGACGAGAATATCAAAGAAGCATCATTAAACATGATATTTTAAgtcaagaattaaaagaacaatttaCTATTACGGAAAAAGGCATTTATGTACCA gAACCATGGATAAAAATACTTGATAAAccaaataaatactataaaacaTTAAGTATACGTTGTTGTATATATTCTGTggaagatgaaaatataaaagttaaattattaagagaaCTAAAAGCTGCTCCTTCAAGTGTAATTCATtttgatgataataaaaattataataatgttataaatgaaaaagagctCTATATAATAACacttattttggaaaatttattatg ggATATTGTTAATactaaaagatttataaaagtaattgaaaataatttaatccctataagaaatttgtattatactcAATTTACAATGGATATTTCGGAGCGAAAAAGATTAGTACGAAGATCATATATATCACcaccattaaaaattatagaagcaATACTAGAacga atgtcATTTGATATAATTCATGAAGAATTCACTTTAAaagttaatcatttaattcctGATGAAGATGTTCGGCATCGAAACTATTTCAAAATGTTACCTAAACAGAAAAGAACAGAtcttcaatttgaaattagagaag atgaaGATGATGAAGATGAACTAGATATGCAACATATGAAACCAGGATATAGAATATCTTTTGCAAATACTAATACAatctaa
- the LOC107995416 gene encoding cilia- and flagella-associated protein 65-like isoform X5: MEKDGFKGYMRDATDTLEYLPPASLSKHYFNFGQVDVDVENIIQRIPRSICLTNHIHSNLLIIWEKDTDGIFYITPSEMVLRKNQSALFELTFNPNIKNNLFGREIICSVFLEQEKLFTFPFVLSMTVIGHSFPITSSGWIPQYEIPQTVIMPPSVPPYPVYTTFLIKRFGHLPLMFQFVSPSASHFIVKPMLGVIYQDYQIIIVEMTSKPKNEQIYIERWTIYFNGNTKNENYIDFKGYAEYANLVFNNNNLLTFPSVLPGCQQFLQLGMRNVTRHQIKYEFYKLPSEFKVQYIHGKIDANDTFYQECMFAPNEVNRDYDFEIQCLLIVIKNGASIGSKSFVNLRIRGSSEMGLLEAHPNKLNFDELEYNNTKTLSFDLVNSSLVDIYYTLICTHRNWELGDIKRDVKLHPLSETIFAGSTKKILVSITPHTAVYYEFIIQYVIRINFNSDILVNRYDPIEICSVSCMCILPTIKVDNLCAFGYNQDYSIHISKQFLWNRLQINKLNEILVDLLPGETETVNINLLPMTLNKGTLLLKWVIINPSTLPISLKMKKIKQCSCEPIIKTIGYLPRRIEIDCIHKNICEIYLKSKMLKPEEETVIGMNIHYILAGKTIMSWDLNIGHDRHIIFNVTVDCLTEHDSQDNFLSTPSINFGKVYFGNKEPTYRAQWIFNITNKDLPYSVDINNIHKMNEKYQCEIFACLTQDGIIKSGTAVPLLFKFQPRMFGEYKIIFPIIMGDKTEELTLQGESIFDYKLVSIWRRIPAFCACKTPLFPIYFSVDSMNLWNIPTHNIIIRMLLIYNNLDFDALGYKWKCQKIPELLSVDIFPRKGILQPNSVQSFRVKIKTSGYPGRIDFHIPCMFFNASKRREYQRSIIKHDILSQELKEQFTITEKGIYVPEPWIKILDKPNKYYKTLSIRCCIYSVEDENIKVKLLRELKAAPSSVIHFDDNKNYNNVINEKELYIITLILENLLWDIVNTKRFIKVIENNLIPIRNLYYTQFTMDISERKRLVRRSYISPPLKIIEAILERMSFDIIHEEFTLKVNHLIPDEDVRHRNYFKMLPKQKRTDLQFEIREDEDDEDELDMQHMKPGYRISFANTNTI, encoded by the exons ATGGAAAAAGATGGTTTTAAAGGATATATGAGAGATGCTACTGATACACTAGAATATTTGCCTCCTGCATCTTTATCAAagcattatttcaattttggtCAAGTAGATGTTgatgtagaaaatattattcagagAATACCTCGCTCAATATGTCTCACAAATCATAtccattcaaatttattaatcatttggGAAAAAG atactgatggaattttttacataacacCTTCTGAAATGGTACTTCGTAAGAATCAATCTGCTTTATTTGAACTTACATTTAatcctaatataaaaaataatctttttggaAGAGAGATTATTTGTTCTGTTTTCTTGGAACAAGAGAAGCTTTTTACTTTTCCATTTGTTTTATCAATGACAGTAATAG GTCATTCTTTTCCTATTACATCAAGTGGGTGGATTCCACAATATGAAATTCCTCAAACAGTAATAATGCCACCAAGTGTACCACCATATCCAGTTTATACCACTTTTCTGATTAAAAGATTTGGTCATTTACCTCTTATGTTTCAATTTGTTTCACCATCAGCAAgtcattttattgtaaaaccAATGCTTGGTGTAATTTATCA agattatcaaataattattgttgaaatgACATCTAAAcctaaaaatgaacaaatttatatagaaagatGGACAATATACTTTAATGGgaatacaaaaaatgaaaattatatagattttaaaggATATGCAGAGTATGCAaatcttgtttttaataataataatttattaacttttccaTCAGTTTTGCCAGGTTGCCaacaatttttacaacttGGAATGAGAAATGTTACTCGTCAtcaaataaa atatgaattttataagttaCCATCTGAATTTAAGGTACAATATATCCATGGAAAAATCGATGCAAATGATACATTTTATCAAGAATGTATGTTTGCTCCAAATGAAGTAAATAGAGATTATGATTTCGAAATACAATGCCTTttgattgttataaaaaatggaGCTTCTATTGGTTCAAAAAGCTTTGTAAATCTACGTATTCGTGGAAGTAGTGAAATGGGATTATtagaa gcacatccaaataaattaaattttgatgaattagaatataataatactaagaCATTATCTTTTGATCTTGTTAATTCTAGTTtggtagatatttattatacattgatTTGTACTCATCGTAATTGGGAACTTGGAGATATTAAAAGAGATGTTAAATTACATCCTTTATCAGAAACTATATTTGCGGGATcaactaaaaaaattctagTTTCTATTACTCCACACACAGCagtatattatgaatttataattcaatatgtaataagaattaattttaattcagatATATTAGTAAATAGATATGATCCAATAGAAATTTGCAGTGTATCTTGCATGTGTATTTTGCCcacaataaaa gtaGACAATTTATGTGCCTTTGGATATAATCAAGATTATTCAATACACATTagcaaacaatttttatggaaTCGATTACAAATaaacaa attaaatgaaattttagtaGATTTACTACCAGGAGAAACAGAAACTGTAAATATTAACCTTTTACCAATGACTCTAAATAAAGGaactcttttattaaaatgggTAATAATCAATCCTTCAACATTGCCTATTTCtctaaagatgaaaaaaatcaaacaatgTTCTTGTGAAcctattataaaaacaattggtTATTTGCCTCGGCGAATAGAAATTGattgtattcataaaaatatttgtgaaatatatttaaaatcaaaaatgctaaaa CCAGAAGAAGAAACTGTGATTGGTATGAACATTCATTACATATTAGCTGGAAAAACAATTATGTCTTGGGATCTAAATATTGGACATGATCgtcacattatttttaatgtgacTGTTGATTGTTTAACAGAACATGATTCACAAGATAATTTCTTAAGTACTCcatcaataaattttggaaaagtttattttggaaataaagAGCCTACATATAGG gcACAatggatatttaatattacgaataaGGATTTACCATATTCcgtagatattaataatattcataaaatgaatGAGAAGTATCAATGTGAAATTTTTGCATGTTTAACACAAGATGGTATCATAAAAAGTGGAACAGCTGTACctcttttatttaagtttcaaCCAAGAATGTTTGGTGAATATaag ataatatttccaataattatgGGTGATAAAACAGAAGAATTGACATTACAAGgagaatcaatttttgattataaattagttaGTATTTGGAGAAGAATACCAGCTTTTTGTGCTTGTAAAACTCCACtatttcctatatattttAGTGTTGATTCCATGAACTTATGGAATATACCtacacataatattattattagaatgcttttaatatataacaatttagatTTCGATGCACTTGGTTATAAATGGAAATg CCAAAAAATACCAGAACTATTGAGTGTCGATATATTTCCTCGGAAAGGTATATTGCAGCCAAATTCGGTACAAAGTTTTAGagtcaaaattaaaacttcaGGATATCCTGGTCgaattgattttcatatacCATGTATGTTTTTTAATGCTAGTAAAAGACGAGAATATCAAAGAAGCATCATTAAACATGATATTTTAAgtcaagaattaaaagaacaatttaCTATTACGGAAAAAGGCATTTATGTACCA gAACCATGGATAAAAATACTTGATAAAccaaataaatactataaaacaTTAAGTATACGTTGTTGTATATATTCTGTggaagatgaaaatataaaagttaaattattaagagaaCTAAAAGCTGCTCCTTCAAGTGTAATTCATtttgatgataataaaaattataataatgttataaatgaaaaagagctCTATATAATAACacttattttggaaaatttattatg ggATATTGTTAATactaaaagatttataaaagtaattgaaaataatttaatccctataagaaatttgtattatactcAATTTACAATGGATATTTCGGAGCGAAAAAGATTAGTACGAAGATCATATATATCACcaccattaaaaattatagaagcaATACTAGAacga atgtcATTTGATATAATTCATGAAGAATTCACTTTAAaagttaatcatttaattcctGATGAAGATGTTCGGCATCGAAACTATTTCAAAATGTTACCTAAACAGAAAAGAACAGAtcttcaatttgaaattagagaag atgaaGATGATGAAGATGAACTAGATATGCAACATATGAAACCAGGATATAGAATATCTTTTGCAAATACTAATACAatctaa